The Kribbella amoyensis genomic sequence TGAGGGTCGGCTCGTCGTTGAGCTGTCCCGAAGATAGTCTGTGAAGCAGAACATATTCAAGTCAGACCGTATTCCACGCCCCGGGCACCCCGTACGATGGATTCCGTGACCAGTCCTTCGCCCGAAGTGCGAGCCCGCGGCGCGGCCGGTACGTCCGTCGAGGCGGACCTCGGCTGGGCGCTCGGCGTGGTCTTCCGTCGGTACGCCAAGCGCGCTGCCGCGGCGCTGGAGGACGTCCCGGGCGGCCCCCGGGGGTACCAGGTGCTCGCCACGGCGAACGCCGAAGGGCCACGGCGGCAGTTGGAGCTGGCCGGTCACCTGGACGTCGACCGGACGGTGATGACGTACCTGCTCGACGACCTGGAGAAGGCCGGCCTGGTGCAGCGTCAGCCCGATCCGGCCGACCGGCGCGCGCGACTGATCGTGCCGACCGAGCAGGGCCGCGAGACGCTCTGCGACCTGGAGCGCCGGCTGCGGGAGGCCGAGGACGAGGTGCTCGGTGGCCTGGACGACGGCGACCGGCTCGTCTTCCGGATG encodes the following:
- a CDS encoding MarR family winged helix-turn-helix transcriptional regulator, with product MDSVTSPSPEVRARGAAGTSVEADLGWALGVVFRRYAKRAAAALEDVPGGPRGYQVLATANAEGPRRQLELAGHLDVDRTVMTYLLDDLEKAGLVQRQPDPADRRARLIVPTEQGRETLCDLERRLREAEDEVLGGLDDGDRLVFRMLLQRVAIRANSQDPVHNACNVADETLLPGD